The DNA region GCGGATCGACGGCGGGGCGCAGCTCGTGGCAAGCAACAGCGTGTACGAAGGCGCGACCGGAAGAACATTCCTCGCGGTAAGGCGTTTATCTCGTCGACGTTCAACAACACCATCGTGACGTTGACAGACCCGGCTGGCAACGCGATTGCGTGGGCGAGCGCTGGCGCGTCGGGCTTCAAGGGCTCGCGCAAGAGCACACCCTACGC from Thermomicrobiales bacterium includes:
- the rpsK gene encoding 30S ribosomal protein S11 yields the protein MADRRRGAARGKQQRVRRRDRKNIPRGKAFISSTFNNTIVTLTDPAGNAIAWASAGASGFKGSRKSTPYAAQVTAEGAARKAMEHGLRSIDVFIKGPGAGREMAIRALAASGLQVTSISDVTPIPHNGCRPPKRRRV